The genome window ggcaacaaacccaaccaaaaaaaaagggtgatggcaacaaacccaaccaaaaaaaaagggtgatggcaacaaacccaggcaaaaaaaaagggtgatggcaacaaacccaggcaaaaaaaaaagggtgatgGCAACAAatccaaccaaaaaaaaagggggatgGAACAAACccagccaaaaaaaagaaagggggatggcaacaaacccaaccaaaaaaaagaaagggtgaTGGcaacaaacccaaccaaaaaaaagaaagggtgaTGGcaacaaacccaaccaaaaaaaagaaagggtgaTGGcaacaaacccaaccaaaaaaaaagggggatgGCAACAAACccagccaaaaaaaagaaagggtgaTGGcaacaaacccaaccaaaaaaaagaaagggtgaTGGCAACAAACCCagccaaaaaaaagggggatGGCAACAAACCTGGCAGTCCTGCCCAACTGGTTGGGGAATCCCTCTGCCAGATGTTCTCCCAGTTCAAGCAGTGAAGTCCTCAACACCTTCCCACAGACCCTTTAAACCTCCAGGTCTCTGGATTTCACTGCACTTTGTGCTCCTCTCTGATTTAACTTGGCAGGTTTGGGGAATGTTCAGGCTGGGATGTGTTGTAACAGTGGCATTCTTTGACAGGCCTACCACGATCCCATGCTCAAACTCTCCATCATGTCCGAGGAGGAGCTCACCCACATCTTTGGGGACCTGGATTCCTACATCCCCCTGCACGAGGGTAGGAGCAGTTTGGGGTCGTTTGCTGACCAGGAGTTCCCCCCTGTGCTTTCTCCCAGGGGAATCCTCACAATTCCTGATGTTTTGTGTTTCAATTCCAGACTTATTGGCGAGTTTGGGAGAGGCAACAAAACCAGACGGGACGGTGGAGCAGATTGGGCCCATTCTGGTGAAGTGGGTGAGTTCCCAGCCTGGGGACAACGGGCTAAAACTGAGCTTAGGGAGCGCTTAAAGCCGGGCAGCCCAAGAGCTCTGGAGTTTCGTGGCCTCAGGCACAAACTGGAAGGGAAATCCTGGTTGTTTGGAGAACAGTGGGACTCCCTCAGCTGTGATGGGCCCTGATTTCACCCTGGAGATGGGCACTGGTGTGCCTGCAGTTGTTTGGGATTGATGTTTGGGTGTCTGTGTCTGCTGGGCTCtttgtcactggtgtcactcAGGGTGTTATCACTGGTAATCCCAACTGGCAGAGCTTCCAAGGCTCCACATGTGgggtgtccctgctcccacagcacccCAGGTACTAACAGGATACTCCTTAGCTTTCCTTATTGGGAAAAGTAGCACAGTAAGtaatcatagaatgatagaatcagagaatcagctgggttggaaaagccctccgagatcatccagcccaacccttgatccaaccccgccgtggttcccagcccatggcactgatgccacatccagtctgtccttaaacacctccagggatggagaatcccccccttccctgggcagcccattccgatggctgagcaccctctctgcaaagaaattctttcaaatatccaacctaaacctcccctggcacagtttcagacccagccctcttgtcttgctgatggttgcctgggaaaagagcccaaccccccccggctcccccctcctggcagggagttgcagagagtgaggaggtctcccctgagcctcctcctctccaggctgagcccccccagctccctcagcctctcctcccagcacttgggctccagtcccttccccagcctcgctgctcttctctgcccctgctccagcccctccagggccttcctgagctcagggcccagagctggacacagcactccaggggtggcctccccagcacccagcccaggggcacaagccctgccctgctcctgctgccacactcttcctcagccagcccagcagccattggccctcttgcccccctggcCACACTCGGGCTCctcttcagctccctgcccagcccaactcccagctcccttcctgcctggctgctctccagcccctctggcccagcctgcagctgcattggggttgttgtggccaaaggaCAGGACCCGACCCTTGCCCAAATGCGACACCTTAACGTGATTTGCTTTTCCCGCCTGGAATTGACTCCTGGATATCCCgttccctgcagctcccacggCTCCACGCCTACAAAGGCTACTGCAGCAACCAGCTGGCAGCCAAGGCCCTGCTGGACCAGAAGAAGCAGGACAGGAGAGTCCAGGACTTCCTGCAGCGCTGCCTGGAGTCTCCCTTCAGCCGCAAGCTGGACCTCTGGAGCTTCCTGGACATCCCGCGGAGCCGGCTGGTGAAGTACCCGCTGCTCCTCAAGGAGATCCTGCGGCACACGCCCAAGGACCATCCCGACATCCACATCCTGGAGGAGGCCGTAAGTGAGGGCGGCTCCGACGGGAACGCGTTCCTTTGGAGCTCCGGGAAACTCCCTCAAACCCTCGGGGATCTCACCGGGTGTTAACTCGGGGTTGAGCCGGATTTCCCTGAGGGTTTGAGTTCCAGTGTCGGGGTGGGTTTATGGCAGACACAAACCTGTGAGTCACCCTCTCCGAGAGGAAGCGAGGGATCAATCCACAGGAATTCCATTGCCTGGAGCTCTGAAGTAGCACCTACCAGGAAGAAGCCCGTGCAGGGGTCACTGCTAATCATCTCTTTGCTGATTAATAAATTCATCTGCTGTTGCAGATATCCATAATCCAAGGGGTCCTCTCCGACATCAACCTGAAGAAGGGCGAGTCCGAGTGCCAGTACTACATCGACAAGCTGGAATACCTGGATGAGAAGCAGAAGGATCCAAGGATTGAAAGCAGCAAAGCTCTGCTGTGCCACGGGGAGCTGAAGAATAAAAACGGACATGTAAggccctcctgctcctgggaatTCGTTCTCAAGGGAATTAATTCCCAAGTTCAGACTGGGAGCCTTCACTCCTTTGGGATAGTTCAGACTCGGGGCTGAGTTTAAAAAGCAGAGGGGAAAGCCCTTGGTGGCAACCCGGattttgggctgggagggaaagTTTCCTTGCTGGCAACCTTGGGAAGCTGGAGAACAATGAGCACAAAAGGGAGCACAGAAGTgctctccatccccagggaTTTCCTGCCCctgtttgctttcaggtgcCCTGACACGGCCCTTCAGGAGCTCTGCTCCAAACAAAAGGCTTCCTGCAAAAAGGCCTCTTTGGCTTGGAGCTGAGCTCAGCCAGGAGTTTTATCTCCCACTGGACTCCAGGGATTGCTGCCTTTTGTGCTGCCTTGGTTTTAAACATCAAAtctttccatgttttctttattttttattttttttttttagttaattggaggattgtttgggtttttttgtatttttatttaacttggCCGTTGCATTTCTGCACACGGGGCGGGTTTGTGCTGCCAGAACAGATAATTGCTCCTAATCACCCCTCTCCTTGGCATCTGCAAATCAGAATCCCAGGGCTGAGGAtcaataaaacaataaaaagccGTTGAGGTCATTCCGCTCCGTGCCAGAACTCGGAGAGACTCACAAACTTATCGTGGGTGAAACCACAGATAAGGCAGCCCCGGATCCCAGAGGGGGGAGGATTTGTGACCTTGTGGAACACGGAGCACGAGGCTTTGCTGCCACCCCAACGTgcttctcctccccctttttCCAGAAGCTCTACGTGTTCCTCTTCCAAGACATCCTGGTGCTGACCCGGCCGGTGACGCGCAACGAGCGCCAGGCCTTCCAGGTGTACCGGCAGCCCATCCCCGTGCAGGACCTGCTCCTGGAGGACCTCCAGGACGGGGATGTGAAGATGGGGGGATCCTTCCGAGGGGCTTTCGGCAACTCCGACAAAGGTACGGACCAAACCGGACGGGAAGGCGCCTGTTCCGATCGGATCCGGGCGGtgtttgggggggattttgaATCCAAAAAATCCAGTATAATGAAAACTGCCCAGAGACTCTTGatctttgagcagcaaaggtgTTTATTGGCAGCACTGAGAGCAAactggactggatttggaccaagggttggactcgatgatctcggaggtcttttccaacccagtcgattctatgattccatgattccatgattctatgattctaaactTGCTCAACTTGAAAGTGCAAAAACCAAGCCATTTTATCCACTCTAGGTACATGGTTACATCATTTATTAGACATATTAATAACTAGGCCAATCTCTGGGCACagtctttccagacatgccCAGTCTTCTGCTGtggggtcttctcctcaagccttcacCATGGGCatcttcctcaatttgacctcttcagTGAGGTGccctgaattcttcaagcttgcaaaaccctggctctgggccttctagGTCTTATTCAAACCTCTAGTTTACCCAATTTattactctgtgtgtgtgtactaCTCCTGTTCTTTCTGTAATAAGAACAGAACATGAGATTAtccagtgctcctaaaatgttcttccagcAGAACAGGTACTGGGGTTTCTCAGCAGGCCAAGACATCTCAGTTCACTCTTTTAGGCCTGGCTCCTGTTTCAGTTTCAGGCACTTTCCCCCAAGCAGAGGCTCCCATGGAAGCTCTAAATCCCAAGCTCAGGGCTGACGTGTTTTCCTCCCGTTCTCTCCAGCCAAGAACATCTTCCGGTTGTGATTCCAGGATTCCGGGCCGGGCCATTCCCACACGCTGCAGGCCAATGGTTCTTGTGTTGTCATCTCCTGCAGACCTCTCATTTTTGTttgcagtaattttaaaaaatgggggTAATCTGTGTAAATaagagcttttttaaaaaaaaaaacccaaacaacagaAGCCAGGAAGGTCGGGTGTGACAGGTTGTGTTCTGCCCCACTTCTTTTGTAGCTTTTACTGAGTCCCCTGACCCATGAAAAAGTTCCTGTTAGGGAAAAATCTCCATTTCCAGTCTTGGCATTCTCCTGATCCCTGCATTTTTCACAGGCTGTGAATTTGTGGTGCAGGTTGAAATGAACTGGTATGGTCATATTTTAGCCATTTTAGCTTTGTCTGTCCAGAgacagtgctgctggcagggctggattCATAACAGCAGCTCTCCAAGGCTTCACAGTGAAGCCTCCCTGGTAGTTCTGACATCACAGTCCAAGGGAAAACTGATGCCCTGACGTGGAACAGGATGACTGACTGCCCCAGTCTGGAATGACACGAAGACAGAAAGTTCCTTTTAACAGCAGAAGATTTCCTTAGCAGGCCAAAACATCTCAGTTCACTCTTTTAGGCCTGGCTCCTGTTTCAGTTTCAGGCACTTTCCCCAAAGCAGAGGCTCCCATGGAATCTCTAAATCCCAGGCTCAGGGCTGACGTGTTTCCCCCCCGTTCTCTCCAGCCAAGAACATCTTCCGGGTGCGATTCCAGGATTCCGGGCCGGGCCATTCCCACACGCTGCAGGCCAACGACGTGTTCCACAAGCAGCAGTGGGTGAACTGCATCCGTGGCGCCATCGCCCCCTTCCAGAGCTCCGCGGCCCCCTCcgagctccaggagctgccgGAGCTGCGCGAGGAATCCGAGGAGAACGACCCCTCGGTGCCCAACGTCCCGGCCCGCCGGCGCCGCTCCGGAATATCCCACATGGAGCTGGACGAGGGCGCGGCCGAGCTGGACTCGGGGGAATCCAGAGCAGGGGGGAAAGCCCCCAGAGCCTCGGCCGGGCTGAGGAGATCCCGGGAGAAGCGGAAAGAAACGCTGGTGTAGGGAGAAGAGGAGCCCCCGGAGCGGGTTCCTTCCCTCGTTCCCGGAGGGAAAActgtttatttataaataacGCCGTGTACATTTGTGGGATCGGGGCAGATCCCGGGGTTCTGTTGGAATGGCAGCTACTTGGTGTTCGCTCCCCTGTTGAGCTCTGGGGGCTGGTTTTTAcccagggaaaaaaccctcaggcAAATCCCAAAGTTGGGCTCTCCTCCTGAAGGGTTTCCTGAAGG of Pseudopipra pipra isolate bDixPip1 chromosome 5, bDixPip1.hap1, whole genome shotgun sequence contains these proteins:
- the NET1 gene encoding neuroepithelial cell-transforming gene 1 protein isoform X1 yields the protein MEAEPPGQKPPRRRRSRASSPPRPADGTPGVAASCSRYPLRRGSSFTFLTPGPPWDFTLKRKRREKDDDVVSLNSLDFKEPSTKRVRPLARVTSLANLISPVRNGAVRRFGQTIQSFTLRSDSKSPGCSQKSWSRSAAPTPPKRRNSVLWSEMLDVNTKESLSSKEIKRQEAIYEMSRGEQDLIEDLKLARKAYHDPMLKLSIMSEEELTHIFGDLDSYIPLHEDLLASLGEATKPDGTVEQIGPILVKWLPRLHAYKGYCSNQLAAKALLDQKKQDRRVQDFLQRCLESPFSRKLDLWSFLDIPRSRLVKYPLLLKEILRHTPKDHPDIHILEEAISIIQGVLSDINLKKGESECQYYIDKLEYLDEKQKDPRIESSKALLCHGELKNKNGHKLYVFLFQDILVLTRPVTRNERQAFQVYRQPIPVQDLLLEDLQDGDVKMGGSFRGAFGNSDKAKNIFRVRFQDSGPGHSHTLQANDVFHKQQWVNCIRGAIAPFQSSAAPSELQELPELREESEENDPSVPNVPARRRRSGISHMELDEGAAELDSGESRAGGKAPRASAGLRRSREKRKETLV
- the NET1 gene encoding neuroepithelial cell-transforming gene 1 protein isoform X2: MVAHDELGGLLPIKRTIRVIDAQNQHFREQEEPSTKRVRPLARVTSLANLISPVRNGAVRRFGQTIQSFTLRSDSKSPGCSQKSWSRSAAPTPPKRRNSVLWSEMLDVNTKESLSSKEIKRQEAIYEMSRGEQDLIEDLKLARKAYHDPMLKLSIMSEEELTHIFGDLDSYIPLHEDLLASLGEATKPDGTVEQIGPILVKWLPRLHAYKGYCSNQLAAKALLDQKKQDRRVQDFLQRCLESPFSRKLDLWSFLDIPRSRLVKYPLLLKEILRHTPKDHPDIHILEEAISIIQGVLSDINLKKGESECQYYIDKLEYLDEKQKDPRIESSKALLCHGELKNKNGHKLYVFLFQDILVLTRPVTRNERQAFQVYRQPIPVQDLLLEDLQDGDVKMGGSFRGAFGNSDKAKNIFRVRFQDSGPGHSHTLQANDVFHKQQWVNCIRGAIAPFQSSAAPSELQELPELREESEENDPSVPNVPARRRRSGISHMELDEGAAELDSGESRAGGKAPRASAGLRRSREKRKETLV
- the NET1 gene encoding neuroepithelial cell-transforming gene 1 protein isoform X3, with the translated sequence MEAEPPGQKPPRRRRSRASSPPRPADGTPGVAASCSRYPLRRGSSFTFLTPGPPWDFTLKRKRREKDDDVVSLNSLDFKEPSTKRVRPLARVTSLANLISPVRNGAVRRFGQTIQSFTLRSDSKSPGCSQKSWSRSAAPTPPKRRNSVLWSEMLDVNTKESLSSKEIKRQEAIYEMSRGEQDLIEDLKLARKAYHDPMLKLSIMSEEELTHIFGDLDSYIPLHEDLLASLGEATKPDGTVEQIGPILVKWLPRLHAYKGYCSNQLAAKALLDQKKQDRRVQDFLQRCLESPFSRKLDLWSFLDIPRSRLVKYPLLLKEILRHTPKDHPDIHILEEAISIIQGVLSDINLKKGESECQYYIDKLEYLDEKQKDPRIESSKALLCHGELKNKNGHKLYVFLFQDILVLTRPVTRNERQAFQVYRQPIPVQDLLLEDLQDGDVKMGGSFRGAFGNSDKAKNIFRL